A genomic window from Desulfatibacillum aliphaticivorans DSM 15576 includes:
- a CDS encoding alginate export family protein — protein MKMRKMRTPLAAALLLIAFMSPVTAQEDEVQDITKETIVGPGSIEVKTGKDVLMSFGATARLIPTAESNWDFGLSDNTDSFLLGGLDKDFFRIHGNESGWVKDNYIRTEAKLHFNALPKDRKWSFYAALEYDRPLDTATVDSRGGMTNDDSNFGLERLHVSYALPSKTRFHAGWDVWHLDAMEGAGLVYGDDNPGFWLTRDSDKLDVNVGFFKLSDNDIGSAPNLLSDDGDNDRTVYAGYLAWKPNKANKVKFLYAFDRIRDVPARDLLNYLAGAPFGIAGGIPDTDSHHAGILYTGTSGGFSWMGEAVYQFGQAEDVGLKYDDYDINAYALAADFSYDFKEQAGFQVKPHLGIMYTSGDDDPSDDELGGYEGVTNAQRFANAWGGENTIIGDTNMVLGSLIYGYLPELYGNGTPVFTGGVQNYTGLGGGRGDNPGMTLYSAGVTIAPKKFLIFRTNVNVFNWNEDFEIYNLVNPLKGPSPVSSGYVGTEWDNEVTFATSKNSFIKGQASAFFPGDGIEEATEALGAKSDDTATRLAMEFIINF, from the coding sequence ATGAAAATGCGAAAAATGCGGACTCCTCTCGCTGCTGCCTTGTTGCTGATCGCCTTTATGAGCCCCGTTACGGCCCAGGAAGACGAAGTGCAGGACATCACCAAAGAAACCATTGTAGGGCCGGGAAGCATTGAAGTGAAAACCGGCAAAGACGTGCTCATGAGTTTCGGCGCCACGGCGCGCTTGATTCCCACGGCGGAGTCCAACTGGGATTTCGGCCTGAGCGATAACACGGACAGTTTTTTGTTGGGGGGGTTGGACAAGGATTTTTTCCGCATCCACGGCAATGAGTCCGGTTGGGTGAAGGACAACTATATTCGGACGGAAGCCAAACTTCATTTCAACGCGCTGCCCAAGGACCGCAAATGGAGCTTCTACGCAGCCCTGGAATACGATCGTCCCCTGGACACCGCCACGGTGGATTCCCGGGGCGGCATGACCAATGACGACAGCAACTTCGGCCTGGAGCGTTTGCACGTGTCTTACGCCCTGCCGAGCAAGACCCGGTTTCATGCAGGCTGGGACGTTTGGCATCTGGACGCCATGGAAGGGGCCGGGCTGGTTTACGGGGACGACAATCCCGGATTCTGGCTGACCAGGGATTCCGACAAACTGGATGTGAACGTGGGCTTTTTCAAGCTGTCCGACAACGATATCGGCAGCGCCCCCAATTTATTGTCCGACGACGGCGACAACGACCGCACGGTGTACGCGGGATATCTGGCCTGGAAGCCGAATAAGGCCAACAAGGTTAAATTTTTGTATGCCTTTGACCGCATCCGGGACGTGCCCGCCCGCGACCTGTTGAATTATCTGGCCGGGGCGCCCTTTGGCATCGCCGGCGGAATTCCCGACACAGACTCCCATCACGCCGGGATCTTATACACGGGAACTTCCGGGGGATTCTCCTGGATGGGCGAGGCGGTCTATCAGTTCGGCCAGGCCGAGGACGTGGGTTTGAAATACGATGACTACGACATCAACGCCTACGCCCTGGCGGCGGATTTCTCTTACGATTTTAAGGAGCAGGCCGGTTTTCAGGTCAAGCCTCACCTGGGGATTATGTACACCTCGGGAGACGACGATCCCTCTGACGACGAATTGGGCGGCTATGAAGGCGTCACAAACGCCCAGCGGTTCGCCAACGCCTGGGGCGGCGAGAACACCATCATCGGCGACACCAACATGGTTTTGGGCTCCCTGATTTACGGGTACTTACCCGAGCTTTACGGAAACGGAACCCCGGTTTTTACGGGCGGCGTGCAGAACTACACAGGCCTCGGCGGAGGCCGCGGCGACAACCCTGGCATGACCTTATACAGCGCCGGCGTCACCATCGCCCCGAAAAAGTTCCTGATCTTCAGAACAAACGTCAACGTGTTCAACTGGAACGAAGACTTTGAAATCTACAACCTGGTCAATCCGTTAAAAGGCCCGTCCCCGGTTAGCAGCGGCTACGTGGGAACGGAATGGGACAACGAAGTCACTTTTGCGACTTCCAAGAACAGCTTCATCAAAGGGCAGGCCTCAGCCTTCTTTCCCGGCGACGGCATTGAGGAGGCCACTGAGGCGTTGGGCGCGAAAAGCGACGACACCGCGACCAGGCTGGCTATGGAGTTCATTATCAACTTTTAA
- a CDS encoding sigma-54 interaction domain-containing protein: MLKQDWNSYWKTVVDTIHDGVMIVDNQGVVVSINKGMERISGFKAGEMVGKSCTMLNCDICEIAQKDGGGHWCALFATGRINERRCNIVRRDGKTFPVLKNASLLKDSEGETIGAVETITDISELIEKDNRIQEYQRELRREDGFFGLIGQSEPMRRIFSLIRDAAGSDAPVIIYGESGTGKELAARAIHNSRDPQKPFVAVNCAALNEQLLESELFGHEKGAFTGADKKRTGRFEAAHGGAIFLDEVGDLPLSTQVKLLRVLEQKVIERVGSSKSIPINVRVISATNRDLGQMVREGRFRQDLYYRLNVIPVHLPPLRERREDIPLLSTHFLTRARLKSGKNITGISNEALRMIVKHVWPGNVRELKSAFEYAFVTCHDDLIEPRHLPPVVAGAPLADCREPAPAEKYQSPDDRARTELVEALEKSNGNQTEAAKLLGVSRVTVWNRMKRYGVDLKSVVNR, encoded by the coding sequence ATGCTTAAACAGGACTGGAACAGCTATTGGAAAACCGTGGTGGACACCATCCACGACGGCGTGATGATTGTGGACAACCAGGGCGTGGTGGTGAGCATCAATAAGGGCATGGAAAGGATCAGCGGCTTCAAAGCCGGGGAGATGGTGGGGAAGTCGTGCACCATGCTTAACTGCGATATCTGCGAAATCGCCCAAAAAGACGGGGGCGGGCACTGGTGCGCTTTGTTCGCCACAGGGCGGATCAACGAACGCCGCTGCAACATTGTACGAAGGGACGGAAAGACCTTTCCCGTATTAAAAAACGCCTCGCTGTTAAAAGACTCCGAGGGAGAAACCATCGGTGCGGTGGAGACCATCACCGACATCTCGGAACTGATCGAGAAGGATAATCGCATCCAGGAATACCAGCGCGAGTTGCGCAGGGAGGACGGTTTCTTCGGGCTGATCGGCCAATCCGAGCCCATGCGCAGGATATTCTCCCTGATCCGGGATGCGGCCGGATCTGACGCGCCCGTGATTATTTACGGAGAATCGGGGACGGGCAAGGAGTTGGCGGCCCGAGCCATCCACAACAGCCGGGATCCCCAAAAGCCCTTTGTGGCGGTCAACTGCGCAGCTTTGAACGAGCAATTGCTGGAAAGCGAGTTGTTCGGGCACGAAAAAGGCGCTTTCACCGGAGCGGACAAAAAGCGTACAGGCCGGTTTGAAGCGGCGCACGGAGGCGCGATTTTTTTGGACGAGGTCGGAGACTTGCCGCTGAGCACACAGGTCAAGCTGCTTAGGGTGCTGGAGCAAAAAGTCATTGAACGGGTGGGGTCCAGCAAGTCTATCCCCATTAACGTTCGCGTGATTTCAGCCACCAACCGGGACCTCGGCCAAATGGTCAGAGAGGGCCGGTTTCGACAGGATTTGTATTATCGGTTAAACGTCATTCCCGTCCACTTGCCTCCCTTGCGGGAGCGGCGGGAGGACATCCCCCTCTTGTCCACCCATTTTTTAACCAGGGCGCGCCTGAAAAGCGGCAAAAACATTACGGGCATATCCAACGAAGCCCTGCGTATGATCGTCAAGCACGTGTGGCCGGGAAATGTTCGGGAGCTGAAAAGCGCCTTTGAATACGCCTTTGTAACCTGTCATGACGACTTGATTGAACCCCGCCACCTGCCCCCGGTCGTGGCCGGAGCGCCCCTTGCGGACTGCCGGGAGCCGGCGCCCGCGGAGAAATACCAGAGCCCGGACGACAGGGCCAGGACGGAACTCGTCGAGGCCTTGGAAAAATCCAACGGCAACCAGACCGAAGCGGCCAAACTGCTTGGAGTCTCCCGGGTGACGGTCTGGAACAGGATGAAGCGATACGGAGTGGATCTGAAAAGCGTGGTGAACAGATGA
- a CDS encoding NAD-dependent epimerase/dehydratase family protein, with product MAGKKRSVLITGVSHSWGKNLVPLLEQDPEFDPIIGIDFEKPKKPFKRLEFFQVDLHTPLLAELLQVARVDTVCHLLFLDSYTSNEEHFDQNVMGTMDLLAACSAAETKRLIIKSSTKVYGAQASNPNYISEDADLKGQHQHRYIQDRVELEKMVRRFSRSNPIPEITVLRFANILGRTVDTPVMRYLDSNIVPTCLGHDPLFQFTHEQDVLAALYHTIKSDVTGTFNISGDGVLPLSQILRIGGKVPLPLPSPLMRASSMILRPGGRQGLTDSIPIETDYIMYNCLGDTARMKKVLKFKPHFSSKETVKEFFEHLRIRKYLPSRNKIQSDPQSSERMQAWIQARQRASNYLSNLIEDFNKEEGYDQ from the coding sequence ATGGCCGGAAAAAAACGATCTGTCCTGATCACCGGGGTCTCCCACTCCTGGGGGAAAAACCTGGTTCCCTTGTTGGAGCAGGACCCGGAGTTCGACCCGATTATCGGCATTGATTTTGAAAAGCCCAAAAAACCGTTCAAGCGCCTTGAATTTTTTCAGGTGGATTTGCATACCCCGCTTTTGGCGGAATTGCTCCAGGTGGCCCGGGTGGATACGGTCTGCCACCTGCTTTTTCTGGACTCCTACACGTCCAATGAAGAGCATTTCGACCAGAACGTTATGGGAACCATGGATCTTCTGGCGGCCTGTTCGGCGGCCGAGACCAAGCGCCTGATCATCAAAAGCAGCACCAAGGTGTACGGCGCCCAGGCCAGCAACCCCAATTACATCTCGGAAGACGCGGACTTGAAAGGCCAGCATCAGCACCGGTACATCCAGGACCGGGTGGAGTTGGAAAAGATGGTCCGGCGGTTTTCCCGGAGCAATCCCATTCCGGAAATTACGGTGCTCAGGTTCGCCAACATCCTGGGCCGCACCGTGGATACGCCGGTCATGCGGTATCTGGACTCCAACATCGTGCCCACCTGTTTGGGCCACGATCCCTTGTTCCAGTTCACCCACGAGCAGGACGTGCTGGCGGCGTTGTATCACACCATCAAAAGCGACGTGACGGGGACGTTCAACATCTCCGGGGACGGGGTGCTGCCCCTCTCCCAGATTTTGCGCATAGGCGGGAAAGTCCCCCTGCCCCTGCCAAGCCCCCTCATGCGGGCGTCCAGCATGATTTTACGGCCCGGCGGCAGGCAGGGCCTCACCGACTCCATCCCCATCGAGACGGACTACATCATGTACAACTGCCTGGGCGATACCGCGCGTATGAAAAAGGTCTTGAAGTTCAAGCCCCATTTTTCGTCCAAGGAAACCGTCAAGGAATTCTTCGAGCATTTGCGCATCCGCAAATATCTGCCGTCCCGGAACAAAATCCAGTCAGACCCCCAGTCTTCGGAGCGCATGCAGGCCTGGATCCAGGCCCGGCAAAGGGCGTCCAACTATCTTTCCAATTTGATCGAAGACTTCAACAAGGAAGAGGGTTATGACCAGTAA
- a CDS encoding lysophospholipid acyltransferase family protein: MTSKGSERKCQGVTAKGAQCKNKALEGHDYCALHIDQEEAAAGPDLFAGNAETPSEQCIEAFKEAMEFIRRRRAGDYEIDAWGRDDELTQRLMFIGRFIYKYYWRVTVTGVENIPAEGRCLMVANHSGVLPYDGAMTVMAVQEEHPQPRLVRALVLSLVFKLPVTGPLLLRLGGVQASPENAERLLEQDELVLVFPEGIKGIGKPFSKRYQLARFGRGGFTRTALKTKSPIVPVSIVGAEEIHPKIGNIKPLASLLGIPYVPITPTFPWLGPLGAIPLPTKWHIHFDAPIRLQDLDHRPSEEPLLVSKVSNQVRDTIQRSIYDILKKRRSVFFG; encoded by the coding sequence ATGACCAGTAAGGGTTCCGAGAGGAAATGCCAGGGGGTGACCGCCAAGGGCGCGCAGTGTAAAAACAAGGCCTTGGAAGGCCATGATTACTGCGCCCTTCATATAGACCAGGAGGAAGCGGCGGCCGGACCGGATTTATTCGCCGGGAACGCCGAGACGCCTTCCGAACAGTGCATAGAGGCCTTCAAGGAGGCCATGGAGTTCATCCGCCGCAGACGGGCCGGGGATTACGAAATCGACGCCTGGGGCCGGGACGACGAGCTTACCCAGCGGCTTATGTTCATTGGCCGGTTCATTTATAAATACTACTGGCGCGTGACCGTCACCGGCGTGGAAAACATCCCCGCCGAAGGCCGATGCCTCATGGTGGCCAATCATTCCGGCGTGCTGCCCTACGACGGCGCCATGACCGTCATGGCGGTCCAGGAGGAGCATCCCCAGCCCCGGCTGGTGCGGGCCTTGGTTTTGTCCCTGGTGTTCAAACTGCCCGTGACCGGGCCTTTGCTGCTTCGGCTGGGAGGGGTTCAGGCCTCGCCGGAAAACGCGGAACGGCTCCTGGAGCAGGACGAACTGGTGCTGGTCTTTCCCGAAGGCATCAAGGGAATCGGCAAGCCCTTTTCCAAACGATACCAGCTCGCCCGGTTCGGCCGCGGCGGATTCACCCGCACGGCCCTGAAGACCAAATCTCCCATCGTGCCTGTGTCCATTGTGGGCGCCGAGGAGATTCACCCTAAAATCGGGAATATCAAGCCCCTGGCATCTCTGTTGGGAATCCCGTATGTGCCAATAACCCCGACCTTTCCGTGGCTGGGCCCCCTGGGCGCCATCCCCCTGCCCACCAAGTGGCATATTCATTTTGACGCGCCCATCCGCCTGCAGGACCTGGATCACCGCCCGTCCGAAGAGCCCCTGCTGGTCTCCAAGGTCTCCAATCAGGTGCGGGACACCATCCAGCGGAGCATCTACGACATCCTGAAAAAACGCCGCAGCGTGTTTTTTGGATAA
- a CDS encoding glycosyltransferase family 2 protein, producing MTSTLPGLTVFCPVFNEEEIMEANIRRLMAFLDALTPASPYEVIIGSNGSDDRTVEIAQSLAREFAPRLTVFHLPEKGVGKAFAQGVETARYNKIVTVDMDLSIDMGFIPQALELLDQFDIVIGSKVTGDQKRPWIRKSVSNLFIQLARVLLNIGFHDYSIAAKAYRTPVVKKYLPYADDLTFYVVKIVYFAARDGHRITEVPVSCHDMRESRFNLIHEGFYKFGNLFLLWVRKK from the coding sequence TTGACAAGCACACTGCCCGGCCTGACCGTCTTCTGCCCGGTGTTCAACGAAGAGGAAATCATGGAAGCCAACATCAGGCGGCTGATGGCCTTTCTGGACGCCCTGACCCCGGCCTCGCCCTATGAGGTGATCATCGGCTCCAACGGCTCCGACGACCGGACCGTGGAAATCGCCCAAAGCCTGGCCCGGGAATTCGCGCCCCGCCTGACGGTCTTCCATCTGCCGGAAAAAGGCGTGGGAAAAGCCTTCGCCCAAGGGGTGGAAACGGCCCGGTACAACAAAATCGTCACCGTGGACATGGACCTCTCCATCGACATGGGGTTCATCCCCCAGGCCCTGGAACTGCTGGACCAGTTTGACATCGTCATAGGCTCCAAGGTCACGGGCGACCAGAAGCGGCCCTGGATTCGCAAATCCGTCAGCAACCTGTTCATCCAGCTCGCCCGGGTTTTGCTGAACATAGGATTTCACGACTACTCCATTGCAGCCAAGGCCTACCGCACCCCGGTAGTCAAAAAATACCTGCCCTACGCCGATGACCTGACCTTTTACGTGGTGAAAATCGTGTACTTCGCCGCCCGGGACGGACATCGGATCACCGAGGTTCCGGTCTCCTGCCACGACATGCGGGAGTCCCGCTTCAACCTCATCCACGAAGGCTTTTACAAATTCGGCAACCTGTTTTTGTTGTGGGTCAGGAAGAAATAG